A window of the Sandaracinaceae bacterium genome harbors these coding sequences:
- the grxD gene encoding Grx4 family monothiol glutaredoxin, translating into MSALSPELRERLDGLVHQAPVVLFMKGTKNFPQCGFSATVVEVLKRAGVADFATVNILADAEVRQGMKDYSNWPTFPQLFVRGELVGGCDIVRDLYESGELASILAGGERA; encoded by the coding sequence ATGAGCGCGCTGTCTCCCGAGCTCCGTGAGCGCCTCGACGGCTTGGTCCACCAGGCGCCGGTCGTACTCTTCATGAAGGGCACCAAGAACTTCCCGCAGTGCGGGTTCTCGGCGACCGTGGTGGAGGTGCTCAAGCGCGCCGGCGTCGCGGACTTCGCCACCGTGAACATCCTGGCGGACGCCGAGGTGCGTCAGGGGATGAAGGACTACAGCAACTGGCCCACGTTCCCGCAGCTCTTCGTGCGCGGCGAGCTGGTGGGCGGCTGCGACATCGTGCGCGACCTCTACGAGTCGGGCGAGCTCGCGAGCATCCTCGCGGGTGGCGAACGCGCGTGA
- the fabD gene encoding ACP S-malonyltransferase gives MTKIAWVFPGQGSQTVGMGRDVYDASPAARAVFDEADAALGESLSGLCFDGPAERLALTANTQPAILTTSIALLRALEEAGPLPVDVMAGHSLGEYSAHVAAGTLTFSDAVRVVRRRGQFMQEAVPVGTGAMAAVLKAERELVERVCAAVDGVVEPVNFNSPGQIVIAGSAEGVRLASEALTAEKARVMALPVSAPFHSSLMLPAEQRLEPVLRELTFAEPRVPVYVNVDAAAVVSGDAARDALVRQVSRAVRWDEAVTAMIADGVQTFVEIGPGKVLSGLLKRIDKGATALSVQTLADIPAAREALQVARA, from the coding sequence ATGACGAAGATCGCATGGGTGTTCCCGGGCCAGGGGAGTCAGACGGTGGGGATGGGGCGCGACGTGTACGACGCCTCCCCGGCAGCGCGGGCCGTGTTCGACGAGGCGGACGCCGCGCTCGGGGAGTCGCTCAGCGGCCTGTGCTTCGATGGCCCTGCGGAACGGCTCGCGCTGACGGCGAACACGCAGCCGGCCATCCTGACGACCTCCATCGCCTTGCTCCGTGCGCTCGAGGAAGCGGGGCCGCTGCCCGTCGATGTCATGGCGGGCCACTCGCTCGGCGAATACTCGGCGCACGTCGCCGCAGGGACGCTCACCTTCTCGGACGCCGTGCGCGTGGTGCGACGGCGCGGACAGTTCATGCAGGAGGCGGTGCCCGTGGGAACCGGGGCCATGGCCGCCGTGCTGAAGGCCGAGCGTGAGCTGGTCGAGCGCGTGTGCGCGGCGGTCGACGGCGTCGTCGAGCCCGTCAACTTCAACTCCCCAGGGCAGATCGTGATCGCCGGCAGCGCCGAGGGGGTCCGTCTGGCGAGCGAAGCACTGACGGCTGAGAAGGCCCGCGTCATGGCGCTGCCCGTGAGTGCACCCTTCCACTCGAGCCTCATGCTGCCCGCCGAGCAGCGCCTCGAGCCTGTGCTGCGCGAGCTGACGTTCGCGGAACCGCGCGTCCCCGTGTATGTCAATGTAGACGCGGCGGCTGTGGTGTCGGGGGACGCTGCCCGCGACGCGCTCGTGCGCCAGGTGAGCCGCGCCGTGCGCTGGGACGAAGCCGTCACGGCGATGATCGCGGACGGCGTCCAGACGTTCGTCGAGATCGGGCCGGGAAAGGTCTTGAGCGGACTCCTCAAGCGCATCGACAAGGGTGCTACCGCGCTCTCCGTTCAGACACTCGCAGACATCCCCGCGGCCCGCGAGGCGCTGCAGGTCGCGCGGGCGTAG
- a CDS encoding BolA family transcriptional regulator: MVEPSVLEQRLRENLSGVTHVEVKDMTGTKDHFEAVIVASAFAGQSRVKQHQLVYGALGELMDGPVHALTFKTFTPDVWSAQQGAGEG; encoded by the coding sequence ATGGTCGAACCAAGTGTGTTGGAGCAGCGGCTCCGCGAGAACCTGAGCGGCGTCACGCACGTCGAGGTCAAGGACATGACGGGCACGAAGGACCACTTCGAGGCCGTCATCGTCGCGTCTGCGTTCGCGGGACAGTCCCGCGTGAAGCAGCACCAGCTGGTCTACGGCGCGCTCGGCGAGCTGATGGACGGTCCCGTGCATGCGCTCACGTTCAAGACGTTCACGCCGGACGTGTGGAGCGCCCAGCAGGGCGCGGGGGAGGGCTGA
- a CDS encoding CapA family protein has protein sequence MTSAPVVLVGAGCTEHTRADAPPVSLGISQPARGASPAAASAASGGGGVPVHGDPTLVPGAARRAAHTVVWITGDVLISEGMRRVIEGEAALEGTEADAYTRILAPVAEWFARDPESFVFANLESPVATRRNTIDRSTWGGERLVAIPLNMPAYVLEGLRRTGVDGLMLSNNHALDQGEEGLVETLAAAHEHGFVTSGAGHHPRTSWPVLIGEEGARITLVPFYDGHRNGRLEPGTPALADLSEASIAAFAALRTNTELLIPVVHVLGEAVDQPKPRWREWARALAVGGADVIVVHGTHVPLPIEQLVVGERRVPIIWGLGNFVGDMARQATPRRDYYRGMPKDQNPMLREGLVVRVELREGQPMALRFLPLWMNDDRYVRFWGGFERAPRFRLTPLAACGPPLEPPADWPGELREEMMRWIARRRDHLVSHAGLSTDGCRPGVADLLQATALTP, from the coding sequence TTGACCAGCGCGCCGGTCGTGCTCGTCGGGGCGGGGTGTACCGAGCACACCCGCGCCGATGCCCCCCCGGTGAGCCTCGGCATCTCGCAGCCCGCGCGTGGTGCGTCGCCTGCTGCCGCGAGCGCGGCGTCTGGCGGCGGAGGCGTTCCGGTGCACGGAGACCCGACGCTGGTGCCGGGCGCGGCGCGGCGCGCGGCTCACACGGTCGTGTGGATCACGGGCGACGTGCTCATCTCCGAGGGCATGCGCCGCGTCATCGAGGGGGAGGCGGCGCTCGAAGGCACCGAGGCCGACGCGTACACGCGAATCCTCGCCCCGGTGGCCGAATGGTTCGCGCGCGACCCCGAGAGCTTCGTCTTTGCCAACCTCGAGAGCCCGGTCGCGACGCGCCGCAACACCATCGATCGCTCGACGTGGGGGGGCGAGAGGCTCGTGGCCATCCCGCTCAACATGCCCGCCTATGTGCTCGAGGGACTGCGCCGCACAGGGGTCGACGGCCTGATGCTCAGCAACAACCACGCGCTCGATCAGGGCGAGGAAGGCCTGGTGGAGACGCTCGCTGCAGCGCACGAGCACGGCTTCGTCACCAGTGGCGCCGGACACCATCCTCGGACCAGCTGGCCCGTCCTGATCGGCGAGGAAGGCGCGCGCATCACGCTGGTGCCCTTCTACGACGGTCACCGCAACGGTCGCCTCGAGCCTGGGACACCGGCGCTCGCCGACCTCAGCGAGGCGTCCATCGCTGCGTTCGCGGCGCTACGCACCAACACCGAGCTGCTCATCCCCGTAGTGCACGTCTTGGGCGAAGCGGTGGACCAGCCCAAGCCACGCTGGCGCGAGTGGGCGCGAGCGTTGGCGGTCGGCGGGGCAGACGTGATCGTCGTCCACGGCACGCACGTCCCGCTGCCCATCGAGCAGCTGGTCGTGGGGGAGCGCCGCGTCCCCATCATATGGGGTCTCGGAAACTTCGTCGGCGACATGGCTCGGCAGGCGACGCCGCGGCGCGACTACTACCGCGGGATGCCCAAGGACCAGAACCCCATGCTGCGCGAGGGGCTGGTGGTGCGGGTGGAGCTGCGCGAGGGGCAGCCGATGGCGCTGCGCTTCCTCCCACTCTGGATGAACGATGACCGCTACGTGCGTTTCTGGGGTGGCTTCGAACGCGCGCCCCGCTTCCGGTTGACGCCCCTGGCCGCGTGTGGCCCCCCGCTGGAGCCGCCAGCCGACTGGCCGGGCGAACTGCGGGAAGAGATGATGCGTTGGATCGCGCGGCGCCGCGACCACCTGGTGTCGCACGCGGGGCTCTCGACGGATGGCTGTCGCCCCGGGGTGGCGGACTTGTTGCAGGCGACGGCGCTGACCCCCTGA
- a CDS encoding ATP-binding protein — protein MPYRKRDIEERAAPEGDAGIVGDLVRQFADPYAFFRELVQNAIDAGSADIRVDIGLDTDGALNISVRDKGEGMDREVLENKLLVLFRSGKEGVAGKIGKFGIGFVSVLAIGPTVVKVQSTRGRAGHTLHLYADHSYELFEHGGGTPGTTITLVVPIRDKAKEAAVVEHVQRSRASLKRWCEHAQVPIELRVDESAFGSGEIERVDRPMQLDGSLCVASASSSDQRTQVIVGLNGRPGQRAAFYNRGLLLAETEEDLGFPGLALKVQDASLEHTLSRDNVRRDAHFDHALGLARSTAHGALRKAVHEALLEATESRERYLGLALALTQTNLDPLGFPLPLLRAPASRRGGDVGHVLAAKGAKLRGAREHSTMTALLADRGEPVVDLAALPELYARRLRAGGVQLDETWLRALSAVELIGVAKGSADEQLLISVRATLDGAYRAPSEVLLATVYGAHGEHIAIGRPDDTGRPEDPFTLLPFLRAPLVLNAAHPLVKHAREAAAEHPAFGADIVVRGLLEQMEQLNAARSERLATATLTALLGPDDGRQEGA, from the coding sequence GTGCCGTACCGCAAACGCGACATCGAAGAGCGCGCCGCGCCCGAGGGCGACGCTGGCATCGTCGGCGACCTGGTCCGTCAGTTCGCCGACCCGTACGCCTTCTTCCGGGAGCTGGTGCAGAACGCCATCGACGCGGGGAGCGCCGACATCCGCGTCGACATCGGCCTCGACACGGACGGCGCGCTGAACATCTCCGTGCGCGACAAAGGCGAGGGGATGGACCGCGAGGTGCTCGAGAACAAGCTCCTGGTCCTGTTCCGCTCGGGCAAGGAGGGCGTCGCCGGGAAGATCGGCAAGTTCGGCATCGGCTTCGTGTCGGTGCTGGCCATCGGCCCGACCGTCGTGAAGGTGCAGTCCACGCGCGGGCGCGCAGGCCACACGCTGCACCTCTACGCGGACCACTCGTACGAGCTGTTCGAGCACGGCGGAGGCACCCCTGGCACGACGATCACGCTGGTGGTGCCCATCCGCGACAAAGCCAAGGAGGCTGCCGTGGTGGAGCACGTGCAGCGCTCCCGCGCCTCGCTGAAGCGCTGGTGTGAGCACGCCCAGGTGCCCATCGAGCTGAGGGTGGACGAGAGCGCGTTCGGCTCGGGTGAGATCGAGCGCGTGGACCGCCCGATGCAGCTCGACGGGTCGCTGTGCGTCGCGTCGGCGTCCAGCAGCGACCAGCGCACGCAGGTGATCGTCGGGCTGAATGGACGCCCAGGGCAACGCGCGGCGTTCTACAACCGGGGGCTGCTGCTGGCCGAGACGGAGGAAGACCTCGGCTTCCCGGGGCTCGCGCTGAAGGTGCAGGACGCGTCGCTCGAGCACACCCTCAGCCGCGACAACGTGCGCCGCGACGCGCACTTCGACCACGCGCTGGGTCTGGCCCGCAGCACGGCCCACGGCGCGCTACGCAAGGCGGTGCACGAAGCCCTGCTCGAAGCCACGGAGTCGCGCGAACGATACCTCGGCCTGGCGCTGGCGCTGACCCAGACCAACCTGGACCCCCTCGGGTTCCCGCTCCCCCTGCTGCGTGCCCCCGCGAGCCGTCGAGGAGGCGACGTGGGGCACGTCCTGGCGGCCAAGGGCGCCAAGCTACGCGGAGCGCGGGAGCACAGCACCATGACGGCGCTGCTGGCCGATCGGGGAGAGCCGGTGGTGGACCTGGCTGCGCTCCCAGAGCTCTATGCACGTCGCCTGCGCGCGGGCGGCGTGCAACTGGACGAGACCTGGCTCCGGGCCCTGTCGGCGGTGGAGCTGATCGGCGTCGCGAAAGGGTCCGCGGACGAGCAGCTGCTGATCTCCGTGCGCGCCACCCTCGACGGAGCGTACCGCGCCCCCAGCGAGGTCTTGCTCGCCACGGTGTACGGCGCCCATGGCGAGCACATCGCGATCGGCCGTCCAGACGACACCGGACGCCCGGAGGACCCCTTCACCCTGCTGCCCTTCCTGCGCGCCCCGCTGGTGCTGAACGCCGCGCACCCGCTGGTGAAGCACGCACGCGAAGCCGCGGCGGAGCACCCCGCGTTCGGCGCCGACATCGTCGTCCGCGGGTTGCTCGAACAGATGGAACAGCTGAACGCCGCGCGGAGCGAGCGCCTCGCGACCGCCACGCTCACGGCGCTCCTCGGGCCGGATGATGGCCGTCAGGAGGGCGCATGA
- a CDS encoding serine/threonine protein kinase produces the protein MLGILNSKYELVELAGEGGMAHVFRANTLGAEGFRRPVAVKRILEGYTDNAEFLEMFIEEARVSATIHHPNVVQIHDFDRDDAGHFFLVMEWVPGVNLLDWCEGHRQRGERTPWHLVAAIGIEVSKGLGAAHENTTEDGRLSPIYHRDVTPQNVLLSQFGYVKLTDFGLARATDRARITREHIVKGKVSYLSPELTEGADPSPQSDIFGLGVLLWESLMGRKLFHGDGPVDVVRAIQAAVIPSVCRERPEIPQAFDAVLAQALARSPVDRYANTRQMCRALSNILRLTPEATDADVLARSVINARDALRNGQITSALHAEAEALPLTRRK, from the coding sequence ATGCTCGGGATCCTCAACTCCAAGTACGAGCTCGTAGAACTCGCGGGCGAGGGGGGGATGGCGCACGTCTTTCGGGCCAACACGCTGGGCGCCGAAGGCTTCCGGCGCCCAGTCGCGGTCAAGCGCATCCTGGAGGGCTACACGGACAACGCCGAGTTCCTCGAGATGTTCATCGAGGAGGCGCGCGTCTCGGCCACCATCCACCACCCGAACGTCGTACAGATCCACGACTTCGATCGCGACGACGCGGGGCACTTCTTCCTCGTCATGGAGTGGGTGCCGGGGGTCAACCTGCTCGACTGGTGCGAGGGTCACCGGCAGCGCGGTGAGCGCACGCCGTGGCACCTGGTCGCGGCCATCGGCATCGAGGTGTCGAAGGGGCTCGGTGCAGCCCACGAGAACACCACCGAGGACGGGCGCCTGTCGCCCATCTACCACCGCGACGTCACACCGCAGAACGTGCTGCTGAGCCAGTTCGGCTACGTGAAGCTCACCGACTTCGGGCTGGCACGCGCGACCGACCGCGCCCGCATCACGCGCGAGCACATCGTGAAGGGCAAGGTCTCCTACCTGTCGCCGGAGCTCACCGAGGGCGCAGACCCCTCCCCGCAGTCCGACATCTTCGGTTTGGGCGTACTGCTGTGGGAGTCGCTCATGGGCCGCAAGCTCTTCCACGGCGATGGTCCAGTGGACGTGGTGCGCGCCATCCAAGCGGCGGTCATACCGTCGGTTTGCCGCGAACGCCCCGAGATCCCTCAGGCATTCGACGCCGTGCTGGCGCAGGCGCTCGCGCGCTCACCCGTCGACCGTTACGCCAACACGCGACAGATGTGCCGCGCGCTCTCCAACATTCTGCGCCTCACGCCCGAAGCGACCGACGCCGACGTGCTCGCGCGCAGCGTCATCAACGCACGCGACGCCCTGCGCAACGGCCAGATCACGAGCGCCCTACACGCCGAGGCCGAGGCTCTCCCCCTGACGCGCCGGAAGTAG
- a CDS encoding tetratricopeptide repeat protein yields MVVIACASLVGVASAVGWWRWAEVRRAEGEGHLAEARERLAASIVEAPALDRLAASNALSHLARARASGVSEADLASLERRARVILALQQGDLPEASRRLDAAGEPATWDAEQHLLAAEIARRSADFTSASEHLQAALASTPGHPRALMMGAELALVRDEPRTAATLARELVAREPDASRAHALLGEALEAQHDVVGAERAYREVIRLNERDVLAHLDLARVLRVRGDLASAEQAYGRAVALAPDDANAVLGRGLVRMEQGLAAAALLDLQRAVALAPRDPAVWLALGDLRRASADLPAAVEAYERALELEPGAIVAEVRLGNTRITLGDFAGAVSVFDRVLARAPGMSEAHNGRGVALMYSERTDEARVAFERAAALAPADPHPLLNLGILGERAGQHELAARAFQAALDRDPDSEDALRRLLALRAG; encoded by the coding sequence GTGGTCGTCATCGCCTGCGCGTCGCTCGTCGGCGTGGCGTCCGCCGTGGGCTGGTGGCGTTGGGCGGAGGTGCGACGCGCGGAGGGCGAAGGGCACCTCGCGGAGGCCAGAGAGCGCCTGGCCGCGTCCATCGTCGAGGCTCCCGCGCTGGACCGGCTCGCCGCCAGTAACGCGCTGTCGCACCTGGCGCGGGCGCGCGCCAGCGGCGTGTCGGAGGCGGACCTGGCGTCCCTCGAGAGACGCGCACGCGTGATCCTCGCCCTTCAGCAGGGCGACCTCCCCGAGGCGTCGCGGCGGCTCGATGCGGCCGGCGAGCCCGCGACGTGGGACGCCGAGCAGCACTTGTTGGCGGCGGAGATCGCGCGGCGCTCCGCCGACTTCACGAGCGCCTCCGAGCACCTGCAGGCCGCGCTGGCCTCGACGCCCGGACACCCTCGCGCGCTGATGATGGGCGCGGAGCTCGCGCTCGTGCGTGACGAACCGCGAACCGCCGCGACCCTCGCACGCGAGCTGGTCGCGCGCGAGCCCGACGCCAGCCGCGCCCATGCGTTGCTCGGCGAGGCGCTCGAAGCGCAACACGACGTCGTCGGGGCGGAGCGCGCGTACCGGGAGGTGATCCGGCTCAACGAACGCGACGTCCTCGCCCATCTGGATCTGGCCCGGGTGCTGCGCGTGCGCGGCGACCTCGCGAGCGCGGAGCAGGCCTACGGTCGGGCGGTCGCGCTGGCGCCCGACGACGCGAATGCGGTCCTAGGGCGCGGGTTGGTGCGCATGGAGCAGGGGCTGGCGGCCGCCGCGCTGCTCGATCTGCAGCGCGCCGTCGCGCTCGCGCCGCGAGATCCCGCCGTGTGGCTGGCCCTCGGCGACTTGCGCCGCGCGAGCGCCGACCTGCCCGCGGCGGTCGAGGCGTACGAGCGGGCGCTCGAGCTCGAGCCTGGCGCGATCGTCGCGGAGGTGCGCCTCGGCAACACACGCATCACGTTGGGCGACTTCGCTGGCGCCGTGTCGGTGTTCGACCGTGTCTTGGCGCGCGCTCCGGGCATGTCGGAGGCCCACAACGGGCGAGGCGTCGCGCTGATGTACAGCGAACGAACCGACGAGGCGCGGGTCGCGTTCGAGCGAGCCGCGGCCCTCGCTCCGGCCGACCCCCACCCCCTCCTCAACCTCGGCATTCTCGGCGAGCGCGCCGGGCAGCACGAGCTGGCCGCTCGCGCGTTCCAGGCGGCGCTCGACCGTGATCCGGACTCCGAGGACGCGCTTCGCCGCCTGCTTGCGTTGCGGGCGGGTTGA
- a CDS encoding cyclic nucleotide-binding domain-containing protein: MRTLKDLHEHADEHLYAGRYAEALHVYAAEVQLNPASLDGRLRVADCLLALGEPQAAAMVYTKLAQYAAHAGYPLRALVALKVLEALEPQLGQLLGGLAELYAKESPKLGRGVRLSLGDPDTALPDGLRFDTPPPLAELATQAARIAMDLSRIAAYPEKVTPIPVFSELPAGNFAAVLGALRLVRARPGQVLIQQGTIGTSFFVLARGEVQVVRARDDGSQQALAKLHDGAIFGEMALVSAQPRSATVVALDDCDLLEFPREALSAAAEQVGAIAAALEKFTRERLLNNLLATSPIFRPLDQKQRIDLVRGFAAHDLAAGTPIIREGEEGRGLFLLLSGEADVSKVDGAERVLLATLKPGDVFGEIALIHEERTTASVTAATQCTVLFLSRERFAVLVKAVKEIREYIEQLGDERLMDTQLTLDGGDIDDDMLML, translated from the coding sequence ATGCGCACCCTCAAGGATCTGCACGAGCACGCCGACGAGCACCTCTACGCCGGGCGCTACGCCGAGGCGCTCCACGTCTACGCTGCGGAGGTCCAGCTCAACCCGGCCAGCCTCGACGGGCGGCTGCGGGTGGCGGACTGTCTGCTGGCCCTCGGTGAGCCGCAAGCGGCCGCCATGGTCTACACCAAGCTCGCTCAGTATGCAGCGCACGCGGGGTATCCGCTGCGCGCCCTCGTCGCGCTCAAGGTGCTGGAGGCGCTCGAGCCGCAGCTGGGGCAGCTGCTGGGTGGCCTCGCCGAGCTCTACGCGAAGGAGTCTCCCAAGCTCGGCCGCGGCGTGCGTCTTTCGCTCGGGGACCCAGACACCGCGTTGCCGGACGGACTGCGCTTCGATACGCCACCCCCCCTCGCCGAGCTGGCGACGCAGGCCGCGCGGATCGCCATGGACCTGTCCCGCATCGCGGCCTACCCCGAGAAGGTCACGCCCATTCCCGTGTTCAGCGAGCTCCCCGCTGGGAATTTCGCGGCCGTGCTGGGCGCGCTGCGGCTGGTGCGGGCGCGCCCGGGTCAGGTGCTGATCCAACAGGGGACCATCGGCACGTCCTTCTTCGTGCTCGCCCGCGGCGAGGTCCAGGTGGTGCGCGCCCGGGACGACGGGTCGCAGCAGGCGCTCGCGAAGCTCCACGACGGCGCCATCTTCGGCGAGATGGCGCTCGTGTCGGCCCAGCCCCGCAGCGCGACGGTGGTGGCCCTCGACGACTGCGACCTCCTCGAATTCCCCCGCGAGGCGCTCTCGGCCGCAGCGGAGCAGGTGGGCGCCATCGCGGCCGCCCTCGAGAAGTTTACGCGCGAGCGCCTCCTCAACAATCTGCTCGCCACCTCGCCCATCTTCCGCCCGCTGGACCAGAAGCAGCGGATCGACCTCGTGCGCGGGTTCGCGGCCCACGACCTCGCGGCTGGAACCCCGATCATCCGTGAGGGCGAGGAGGGGCGCGGCCTGTTCCTGTTGCTCAGCGGCGAGGCGGACGTGTCGAAGGTGGACGGTGCCGAGCGTGTGCTCTTGGCCACGCTCAAGCCCGGAGATGTGTTCGGTGAGATCGCGCTCATCCACGAAGAGCGCACCACGGCGAGCGTGACGGCCGCGACCCAATGCACGGTACTCTTCTTGTCGCGCGAGCGCTTCGCCGTGCTGGTGAAGGCCGTGAAGGAGATCCGTGAGTACATCGAGCAGCTGGGCGACGAGCGCCTGATGGACACCCAGCTCACCCTCGATGGCGGCGACATCGACGACGACATGCTCATGCTCTGA
- a CDS encoding peptidase S8: MTRSSARSLPLRLLLGALLATGATVWSVSVRLERTSDDAPRLPSEVVAAAAQGAEVDLLLDLDDDLDGEARARVAQQLDDAIAPFPWQDGSLGVELSHEAALFRVHVPRGELRDVVSALRHSEALEGLELEHTLRLPEDGDFVDVTPADDEQGPAEPSVLAPAEDEALRGGFRPNDPYYKHQWHLDQIQMPAAWLRTRGRGSVVAVIDTGVLYRDHERGRRAPDLAGTRFVPGWDFVDGDDTPDDEHGHGTHVAGTVAQSTHNAIGVAGVAPEASIMPLRVLDARGAGRSGNIAAAIRWAADHGAHIINMSLGGGLPSRATESAIRYAHGKGVLVVAAAGNTGRGRVEYPAAHDHVVAVGAVRADGARAFYSSFGAALDLMAPGGDLRVDQNGDGMPDGVVQNTMLRGDPMRHDYLGFQGTSMAAPHVAGVAALLRAQGLRDPDALERVLRESAREAGPANDFGAGILQADDALRAQASERSWGGAAAAGLALFALFGGGGRRRRLRVAPSAAAFGAFVVGGGLSALLAWSPATAVLGTWCGPHALLQLGGVSALLAYTAGLPVLAYGLAGSVGRLGPALSVLSFAVAGQLVWEAVSPSVLFMVIPSLLVGPWLLANALCCVWVGWAAARPS, from the coding sequence GTGACCCGCTCCTCCGCGCGCTCCCTCCCGCTTCGGCTCTTGCTCGGTGCGCTGCTGGCGACCGGCGCGACGGTTTGGTCCGTGTCCGTCCGCCTTGAACGAACGAGCGATGACGCCCCACGTCTGCCCTCCGAGGTCGTGGCCGCCGCCGCGCAGGGGGCGGAGGTGGACCTGCTGCTGGACCTGGACGACGACTTGGACGGCGAAGCGCGGGCACGCGTCGCGCAGCAGCTGGACGACGCCATCGCGCCGTTTCCGTGGCAGGACGGCTCGCTCGGCGTGGAGTTGAGCCATGAGGCTGCGCTCTTCCGAGTGCACGTCCCTCGCGGTGAGCTGCGGGACGTGGTGAGCGCCCTGCGCCACAGCGAAGCGCTCGAGGGGCTCGAGCTGGAGCACACGTTGCGCCTCCCCGAGGACGGCGACTTCGTGGACGTCACGCCCGCGGACGACGAGCAGGGCCCAGCCGAACCAAGCGTCCTCGCCCCGGCCGAGGACGAGGCCCTGCGTGGGGGCTTCCGGCCCAACGACCCGTACTACAAGCACCAGTGGCACCTGGACCAGATCCAGATGCCCGCCGCGTGGCTCCGTACGCGTGGGCGCGGGAGCGTCGTGGCTGTGATCGACACGGGGGTGCTCTACCGCGACCACGAGCGCGGGCGACGCGCGCCGGACCTGGCAGGCACGCGCTTCGTTCCTGGTTGGGACTTCGTCGATGGCGACGACACCCCCGACGACGAGCACGGTCATGGCACCCACGTGGCGGGGACCGTGGCGCAGTCCACGCACAACGCGATCGGCGTCGCGGGCGTGGCGCCAGAAGCGTCCATCATGCCGTTGCGTGTGTTGGACGCGCGGGGCGCTGGGCGCTCGGGCAACATCGCCGCCGCGATTCGCTGGGCGGCCGACCATGGCGCGCACATCATCAACATGAGCCTCGGCGGCGGGTTGCCCTCACGCGCGACCGAGTCCGCCATCCGCTACGCGCACGGCAAGGGCGTCCTGGTCGTGGCCGCGGCCGGGAACACCGGGCGTGGCCGCGTGGAGTACCCCGCTGCGCATGATCACGTGGTCGCGGTCGGCGCCGTTCGCGCGGACGGTGCGCGTGCGTTCTACTCCTCGTTCGGGGCCGCGCTGGACCTGATGGCCCCCGGCGGAGACCTGCGCGTCGATCAGAACGGCGACGGAATGCCCGACGGCGTCGTGCAGAACACGATGCTGCGCGGGGACCCCATGCGTCACGACTACCTGGGCTTCCAAGGCACGTCCATGGCGGCACCGCACGTGGCAGGCGTCGCAGCGCTGCTGCGCGCCCAGGGCCTCCGCGATCCGGACGCGTTGGAGCGGGTGCTGCGCGAGAGCGCGCGTGAGGCGGGTCCGGCGAACGACTTCGGGGCTGGCATCCTGCAAGCGGACGATGCGCTCCGCGCCCAGGCGAGCGAGCGCTCGTGGGGGGGCGCCGCCGCGGCCGGTCTGGCGCTGTTCGCACTGTTTGGTGGTGGGGGACGCCGCCGCCGCCTGCGTGTGGCCCCGTCTGCTGCGGCGTTTGGGGCCTTCGTGGTTGGCGGTGGCCTCTCGGCGCTGCTCGCGTGGTCGCCCGCCACGGCGGTGCTCGGCACCTGGTGTGGACCACACGCGCTGCTCCAGCTCGGGGGGGTGTCGGCGCTGCTCGCGTACACTGCGGGGCTCCCCGTTCTAGCGTATGGTCTCGCGGGGAGCGTTGGCCGACTGGGCCCGGCGTTGAGCGTGTTGTCGTTCGCCGTGGCGGGTCAGTTGGTGTGGGAGGCGGTGTCCCCCAGCGTGCTCTTCATGGTGATCCCCAGCCTCCTGGTGGGGCCCTGGTTGCTCGCCAACGCCCTCTGCTGCGTCTGGGTGGGCTGGGCCGCCGCACGACCGAGCTGA